In one Saccharibacillus brassicae genomic region, the following are encoded:
- the mmsB gene encoding multiple monosaccharide ABC transporter permease — MEAITKLFKNNVRQYGMIIALVVIMILFTALTGGLLVKPINITNLILQNSYILVLAIGMVLVIITGHIDLSVGSVAAFVGALSAIMMVDWGLPAWIAVIASLAAGALIGAWQGFWVAYVKIPAFIVTLAGMLLFRGLTMIVLEGQSISPFPDGFTKISSGFVPNLADTATNLVAILAGIVFTVLFILNELRGRREQARYKFEVSSNGLFVLKLAVIAIVINAFTFMLASYAGIPNILVLLFVLVLAYSFMMSKTVMGRHIYALGGNEKAAGLSGVKTKKVTFWVFVNMGVLAAVSGLIFAARLDAATPRAGTNFELDAIAACFIGGASAAGGIGTVFGAIIGGLVMGVLNNGMSLIGLGIDWQQGIKGLVLLLAVAFDIYNKNKRVA; from the coding sequence GTGGAAGCGATCACCAAACTGTTTAAAAACAACGTCCGGCAGTACGGCATGATCATTGCCCTGGTCGTCATCATGATTCTGTTTACGGCTTTGACGGGAGGCCTGCTCGTCAAGCCGATCAACATCACCAATCTGATTTTGCAAAACAGCTACATTCTCGTGCTCGCGATCGGCATGGTGCTCGTTATCATCACCGGGCATATCGATTTGTCCGTCGGCTCGGTGGCCGCTTTCGTCGGCGCCCTGTCGGCGATCATGATGGTGGACTGGGGACTGCCGGCCTGGATCGCGGTCATCGCGTCGCTGGCAGCCGGAGCGCTGATCGGCGCCTGGCAGGGATTCTGGGTCGCCTACGTCAAAATCCCCGCCTTTATCGTGACGCTGGCCGGGATGCTGCTGTTCCGCGGCTTGACCATGATCGTGCTGGAAGGCCAGTCGATCTCCCCGTTCCCGGACGGATTCACGAAGATCAGTTCCGGCTTCGTGCCGAACCTGGCCGATACGGCGACGAACCTGGTCGCGATCCTCGCCGGTATCGTCTTCACGGTGCTGTTCATCCTGAACGAGCTGCGCGGACGCCGCGAGCAGGCCCGGTACAAGTTTGAAGTCTCGTCGAACGGGCTGTTCGTGCTCAAGCTTGCGGTCATCGCGATCGTGATCAACGCGTTCACCTTCATGCTGGCCAGCTACGCGGGTATCCCGAACATTCTCGTGCTGCTGTTCGTGCTCGTGCTCGCCTACTCGTTCATGATGAGCAAGACGGTCATGGGCCGCCATATCTACGCGCTCGGCGGTAACGAGAAAGCGGCCGGCCTGTCAGGCGTCAAGACCAAAAAAGTAACGTTTTGGGTATTCGTCAACATGGGCGTATTGGCAGCGGTCAGCGGCCTGATCTTCGCGGCCCGTCTGGACGCGGCGACGCCGAGAGCCGGCACCAACTTCGAGCTGGACGCGATCGCGGCCTGCTTCATCGGAGGCGCTTCGGCCGCGGGCGGCATCGGCACGGTGTTCGGCGCGATCATCGGCGGTCTCGTCATGGGCGTGCTCAATAACGGCATGTCGCTGATCGGGCTCGGCATCGACTGGCAGCAGGGGATCAAAGGTCTGGTGCTGCTGCTTGCGGTCGCGTTCGACATTTACAACAAAAACAAAAGAGTCGCGTAA
- the mmsA gene encoding multiple monosaccharide ABC transporter ATP-binding protein produces the protein MSEYLLEMRGIVKAFPGVKALDDVNVRVRPGEIHSLCGENGAGKSTLMKVLSGVYPHGSYEGDILFEGQTCEFRDIKQSEEKGIVIIHQELALIPYLSIAENIFLGNERSKKGIIDWNETTVRTVELLRKVGLNENPHTLVGNIGVGKQQLVEIAKALSKKVKLLILDEPTAALNEHDSENLMRLMLEFKREGMTCILISHKLNEVTRVSDSITILRDGHTIETMDVREGAVTEDRIISGMVGRDMTQRYPERKPDIGEVALEVRGWTVYHEHHPDRKALDDINLTLHRGEIVGIAGLMGAGRTELAMSIFGKAYGRGITGQLIKDGQEIRNDSVSQAIRNGFAYVTEDRKEYGLILMDDIKRNISLTGLGKLTKRAVVNEQEEVLVAEDMRKRMNIKTPSILQKTGNLSGGNQQKVVLGKWIFAGPDILILDEPTRGIDVGAKYEIYTIIQQLAAQGKAVLVISSELPEVIGLSDRIYVMNAGRITGEVSRENASQETLMKYMTHTGGVKRGSDHQTV, from the coding sequence ATGTCGGAATATCTTTTGGAAATGCGCGGTATCGTCAAAGCGTTCCCCGGCGTCAAAGCGCTGGACGACGTAAACGTCCGGGTGCGCCCGGGCGAGATCCATTCGCTGTGCGGCGAGAACGGCGCGGGCAAATCGACGCTGATGAAGGTGCTTAGCGGCGTCTATCCGCACGGCAGCTACGAAGGCGATATTTTGTTCGAAGGCCAGACGTGCGAATTCCGGGACATCAAGCAGAGCGAAGAAAAAGGGATCGTGATCATCCACCAGGAGCTGGCGCTCATTCCGTACCTGTCGATCGCGGAAAATATTTTTCTCGGCAACGAACGTTCCAAAAAAGGGATCATCGACTGGAACGAGACGACGGTGCGCACGGTCGAGCTGCTCCGGAAAGTCGGACTGAACGAAAATCCGCACACGCTCGTCGGCAATATCGGCGTCGGCAAGCAGCAGTTGGTCGAGATCGCCAAAGCGCTGTCCAAAAAGGTCAAACTGCTCATTCTGGACGAACCGACCGCGGCGCTCAACGAACACGACAGCGAGAACCTGATGCGGCTGATGCTGGAATTCAAGCGCGAAGGCATGACCTGCATCCTGATCTCGCACAAACTGAACGAGGTGACCCGGGTCTCGGACTCGATTACCATTTTGCGCGACGGCCATACGATCGAGACGATGGACGTCCGCGAAGGAGCGGTGACGGAAGACCGGATCATCAGCGGCATGGTCGGCCGGGACATGACGCAGCGGTATCCCGAACGCAAGCCGGATATCGGCGAAGTGGCGCTCGAAGTCCGCGGCTGGACGGTCTACCACGAACATCACCCGGACCGCAAAGCGCTGGACGATATCAACCTGACGCTGCATCGCGGAGAAATCGTCGGTATCGCCGGACTGATGGGCGCGGGGCGGACCGAACTTGCGATGAGCATTTTCGGCAAAGCGTACGGACGCGGCATTACCGGGCAGCTGATCAAGGACGGGCAGGAGATCCGCAACGATTCGGTCAGCCAGGCGATCCGCAACGGATTTGCCTACGTCACCGAAGACCGCAAAGAGTACGGGTTGATCCTGATGGACGATATCAAGCGCAATATCTCGCTGACGGGTCTCGGCAAGCTGACGAAGCGGGCCGTCGTCAACGAGCAGGAAGAGGTGCTGGTGGCCGAAGACATGCGCAAGCGGATGAATATCAAAACGCCGAGCATCCTGCAAAAAACGGGCAATTTGAGCGGCGGCAACCAGCAGAAAGTCGTGCTCGGCAAATGGATCTTCGCCGGACCGGACATTCTCATTTTGGACGAACCGACAAGAGGGATCGACGTCGGCGCCAAATACGAAATCTATACGATTATCCAGCAGTTGGCCGCGCAGGGCAAAGCGGTGCTCGTCATCTCGTCGGAACTGCCGGAAGTGATCGGGCTCAGCGACCGGATCTACGTCATGAATGCCGGCCGGATTACCGGTGAAGTGAGCCGCGAGAACGCGTCGCAGGAGACGCTGATGAAATATATGACCCATACAGGAGGCGTTAAGCGTGGAAGCGATCACCAAACTGTTTAA
- the chvE gene encoding multiple monosaccharide ABC transporter substrate-binding protein, with protein sequence MRRITALLLALMLTVVLGGCNLAESSAGSAEKGYIGLSMPTKSSERWVADGSNMRELFERQGYKTDLQYAEDVVENQIAQIENMITKGVDVIVIAAVDGNTLTDVIGKAHDRGIRVIAYDRLIRNTPHISYYSTFDNFKVGVLQASYIEQALGLKEGKGPFNIELFAGSPDDNNAYFFYDGAMSILQPYIDSGKLVVRSKQTTMAQIATLRWDGSLAQSRMDNLLSAYYSDAHLDAVLSPYDGISIGILSSLKGIGYGSSSNPLPVITGQDAELASIKSIVAGEQTQTVFKDTRKLAQQTVNMVESVLKGEEAEVNDTESYDNGVKVVPAYLLDPVSVDKNNVEQEIVEQDYYTKDEIGLK encoded by the coding sequence ATGAGAAGAATAACGGCACTTCTGCTCGCGCTGATGCTGACGGTAGTCCTCGGCGGCTGCAATTTGGCGGAAAGCAGCGCAGGAAGCGCGGAGAAAGGGTATATCGGTCTGTCCATGCCGACCAAATCGTCGGAGCGCTGGGTAGCCGACGGCAGCAATATGCGGGAGCTGTTCGAGCGGCAGGGCTACAAGACCGATCTGCAGTACGCGGAAGACGTAGTCGAGAACCAGATCGCGCAGATCGAGAACATGATCACGAAGGGCGTGGACGTTATCGTCATCGCGGCGGTCGACGGCAATACGCTGACGGACGTGATCGGCAAAGCGCATGATCGCGGCATCCGCGTCATCGCCTACGACCGGCTGATCCGCAACACGCCCCATATCAGCTACTATTCCACGTTCGACAACTTCAAGGTCGGCGTGCTGCAGGCGTCTTACATCGAGCAGGCGCTCGGCCTCAAGGAAGGCAAAGGGCCGTTCAATATCGAGCTGTTCGCCGGCTCTCCGGACGACAACAACGCCTACTTTTTCTATGACGGCGCGATGTCGATCCTGCAGCCGTACATCGACTCGGGCAAGCTCGTCGTGCGCAGCAAGCAGACGACGATGGCCCAGATCGCCACGCTGCGCTGGGACGGTTCGCTGGCCCAGTCGCGGATGGACAATCTGCTCAGCGCGTATTACTCCGACGCCCATCTGGACGCGGTGCTCTCGCCGTACGACGGCATCAGCATCGGCATCCTGTCTTCGCTCAAAGGGATCGGATACGGCTCTTCGTCCAATCCGCTGCCGGTCATTACCGGACAGGACGCCGAGCTCGCTTCGATCAAATCGATCGTAGCCGGCGAACAGACGCAGACCGTGTTCAAAGACACCCGGAAGCTGGCGCAGCAGACCGTAAACATGGTGGAAAGCGTGCTCAAGGGCGAAGAAGCGGAAGTGAACGATACCGAATCGTACGACAACGGCGTCAAAGTCGTGCCGGCGTATCTGCTCGATCCGGTCTCGGTCGACAAAAACAACGTGGAACAGGAAATCGTGGAACAGGATTATTATACGAAAGACGAAATCGGCCTCAAATAG